The sequence TGGCTGCTGACCACCGTCGTGTACGGCCACGCCCCGTCCTGGACCGTGGCCCTGGCCATCGGGGCGCTCCTCTACGTCCACCACGGCATGGCCGCCATCGCCGCCCACATACCGGTGCGAGCGCGCATCCCCGTGCCGCTGGCGGCCGGCTGGCTGGGCCGGACCGGGGGCGCGCTCGCCGCGTCCGCCGCCGTGTGCCTGCCCGTCACCGTGGTGACCGGCGGCGCCTCCGCGATTCCCCCGGCCCTGGCCGTCGTCCTCGGGGCCGGGGGAGCGCTCGGCGTCGTCTACGCCCTGACGCGGGGCGCCGGCGGGGCGGGCGGCGATCAGTAGTGTTCGAGGACGCCGTGGGCGACCACGGTGCCGCTCTCAGCGGCCGGCCGCACCCCCGTGACGCGTTCGGCCAGCTTCAGCGCGGCGGCGAGACCTCCCTCCGACCGCTCGCCCACCAGCCCGAGCTCGATCCGCTCGGAGAGGTGGTCCTCGGCGATGCCGTCCTCGTCGCCGGGGAACAGCGGGTCGAACTCGAGGGTCCGCCGCCCGTCGGCGTAGTGCACGAAGACCGCGACCGCGTTCACGTTGCGGAAGACGCTCGCCGTCACCGTCCCGGCCGACAGCGACACCAGGATCTCCGGCAGGGTCCCGGCGAAGCCGTTGGACTCGCTGAGGATGGTGCCGCCCTCGGCGGCGCGGGCCTCGATGAGGCCATCGTCGTAGTCGTCCGGCTCGTCGTCTCCGATGTCCTCGGCGCCCGTGCGGGCGAGGGCCTCCCGGGGGGTGAGACCGCGCACGAAGGTCGCACAGAAGGCCTCGTCGTCGAGCCAGTCGTAGTCACGCATGGGGGGTCCGGTTCTCTTCGGGGAAGGGTCGAAGAGATCTTGGCAGCCGGGTCCGACAGAAAGCGGGCGACGGCGGGGAGGGCCCTCCGCTCCCGAGCATGTCCCTAGCCGCCAGGTAGCGGGGGTGAGAGGTCACGATTGCGGTTCGTGACCGTTGCGGAGCGGTGAATGTGGCTGGTGGGAGTCAGAGGAGCTGATCGTTGCTGGATGGCGACTGAGGCTGAGGGGACAAGGCGGCGCGACCCGACTGGGCTTCAGCCTGGAACGCCGCGTGCCCGGGCCAGATGCCTTCGAGGGTCCAAGTCGATCATGAAGACCGGCCGTCCAGGATCAACCATGCCTAAGTAGCTAAGTTAGTTAGCGAATTATCTGGTAGTGTAACTTCGTGACTAATGGAGCGATGTCAGCCGGGCAGAACTGGACGGCCGAGGACCCGATCCTGGAGGGCCTGCAGCTGATCGGGTTGCTGACCCGTCTGGTGGAACAGCGCCTGAGCCAGGCCCTAAGCATCAACTCCACCGATCTGTCGGCGATCGAACATCTGATCACCGACGGTCCGCTGACCGCCAAGGACCTGGCTGATCGGCTGCAGGTGTCGACGGCGGCGAGCACGCACATCGTCGACCGCCTGGAGCGGGCCGGTCATGTCACCAGGCAGCCACACGCCACCGACCGCCGCAAGGTTCTCGTCCTGCTCGCCGACACCTCAAAGGCCCGGCTCTTCGAGCTCCTCACCCCCCTGCTTGACGGGGTGGGCGAGCGCGTCG comes from Streptosporangium roseum DSM 43021 and encodes:
- a CDS encoding DUF6461 domain-containing protein, producing the protein MRDYDWLDDEAFCATFVRGLTPREALARTGAEDIGDDEPDDYDDGLIEARAAEGGTILSESNGFAGTLPEILVSLSAGTVTASVFRNVNAVAVFVHYADGRRTLEFDPLFPGDEDGIAEDHLSERIELGLVGERSEGGLAAALKLAERVTGVRPAAESGTVVAHGVLEHY
- a CDS encoding MarR family winged helix-turn-helix transcriptional regulator; amino-acid sequence: MTNGAMSAGQNWTAEDPILEGLQLIGLLTRLVEQRLSQALSINSTDLSAIEHLITDGPLTAKDLADRLQVSTAASTHIVDRLERAGHVTRQPHATDRRKVLVLLADTSKARLFELLTPLLDGVGERVGKLSGAEREVIEHFLAGVVEIYTAAAEGMTSP